The Sphaerospermopsis torques-reginae ITEP-024 genome has a window encoding:
- the mltA gene encoding murein transglycosylase A, which translates to MKKIFNTTFSLPFFFTIFFLEMPAIKNQDTIPPECQVTKWDLPTALKTENSKNVPVLVQRLPVGCCEKDASCLDARIYGSEQEEIGDKKALIKSIDQSLKYLRTRRAAAAYQRYKISGITRDRVYRSLQRFRQLVLSTNSPQELQTAIEKEFVYYQSIGRDSQGTVLFTAYYEPLYLASRKPTKEFKYPVYRLPPDLKSWTRPHPTRLELEGADGLQGSQSKLKGLELFWFKDRFEPYIIQIQGSARLKLTDGTVTSIGYAGNTAHNYKSLGRTLVEAGKLPENGVTMPTIFEYFQKNPQDLNVYLPRNNSFVFFRETYGRSAHGSVGVPLTPERSIATDKSLMPPGALALIRAPFPFVNNNGELENRTVSRFVLDQDTGGAIKGAGRVDYYLGTGDIAGDRAGVTVSDGQLFYLLLK; encoded by the coding sequence ATGAAAAAGATATTTAACACAACTTTTAGCTTACCTTTTTTCTTCACGATTTTTTTCCTGGAAATGCCAGCGATTAAAAATCAAGACACAATTCCTCCCGAATGTCAAGTAACTAAGTGGGATTTACCAACAGCTTTAAAAACTGAAAATAGCAAAAATGTACCTGTACTTGTACAAAGATTACCGGTTGGTTGTTGTGAAAAAGATGCTTCTTGTTTAGATGCAAGGATTTATGGTAGTGAACAAGAAGAAATAGGGGATAAAAAAGCATTAATAAAATCTATTGATCAGAGTTTAAAATATTTAAGAACTCGGCGGGCTGCGGCTGCTTATCAAAGATATAAAATTTCTGGAATTACCAGAGATCGGGTTTATCGTAGTTTGCAAAGATTCAGACAATTAGTATTATCAACTAATTCGCCTCAAGAATTACAAACAGCTATTGAAAAAGAGTTTGTTTATTATCAATCTATAGGCAGAGATAGTCAAGGTACTGTATTATTTACTGCCTATTATGAACCATTATATTTAGCTAGTCGCAAACCAACCAAAGAATTTAAATATCCTGTTTACCGCTTACCACCTGATTTAAAATCTTGGACTAGACCTCATCCCACTCGATTAGAATTAGAAGGTGCAGATGGTTTACAAGGTTCTCAAAGTAAATTAAAAGGTTTAGAATTATTTTGGTTTAAAGACAGATTTGAACCTTATATTATTCAAATTCAAGGTTCTGCGCGGTTAAAATTAACAGATGGAACAGTCACCAGTATAGGATATGCTGGAAATACAGCCCATAATTATAAAAGTTTGGGGCGGACATTAGTAGAGGCTGGAAAATTACCTGAAAATGGCGTAACCATGCCCACAATTTTTGAGTATTTCCAAAAAAATCCCCAAGATTTAAATGTTTATCTTCCCCGCAATAATAGCTTTGTCTTTTTTAGAGAAACCTATGGGAGATCCGCACATGGTTCTGTTGGTGTACCGCTGACTCCAGAACGTTCTATAGCTACCGATAAATCTTTAATGCCTCCTGGTGCTTTAGCTTTAATTCGCGCACCTTTTCCTTTTGTTAATAATAACGGTGAATTGGAAAATCGGACAGTTAGCCGTTTTGTATTAGATCAAGATACAGGTGGTGCAATTAAAGGTGCAGGTAGGGTAGATTATTATTTAGGAACGGGAGATATAGCTGGCGATCGCGCTGGGGTAACAGTCAGCGATGGACAATTATTTTATTTGTTGTTGAAATGA
- the modB gene encoding molybdate ABC transporter permease subunit, translating to MPQDLSPLWISLKTSFLATFITFFLGIAAAYWMLGYRGKGKSIIEGIFVAPLILPPTVVGFLLLLFFGKNGPVGKLLEPFNVTIVFTWYGAAIAAMVVSFPLMYKTALGAFAQIDANLLRVARTLGAKEFTIFWRVSLPLAFPGILAGATLAFARALGEFGATLMLAGNIPGQTQNIPMAIYFAVEAGDMNEAWFWAIIIVSISLTGIILTNFWQESKHKFRRKNQPELQPIKPENQSFSSPTNSSTSGLFIDIEKKLSSFHLKIAFTTDHQPLGLLGSSGAGKSMILRCLAGIETPTKGRIVLNNRVLFDSEKGINVPVRERKIGFLFQNYALFPHLTVAQNIAFGLPKELSNGNIKLEVEKQLIAMHLEGLGNRYPHQLSGGQQQRVALARALASQPEALLLDEPFSALDTHLRSQLEQQMTETLADYSGVTLFVTHNMEEAYRLCPNLLVLEDGKEAHHGSKYEIFQHPATMNVAKITGCKNFSRAVVLSSQKVEAVDWGCTLEVVESIPENLSHVGIRAHQIVFKNDANLENTFPCWLARTSETPHRMTLFLKLHSPANNSHDYHLQAEVYKEKWVTIKDLPFPWYVHLDPVRLMLME from the coding sequence ATGCCACAGGACTTATCACCCCTCTGGATATCGCTGAAAACCTCATTTTTAGCGACTTTTATCACCTTCTTTTTGGGTATTGCTGCTGCTTACTGGATGCTGGGATATCGGGGTAAAGGAAAATCTATTATTGAGGGGATATTTGTTGCACCGCTAATTTTACCGCCTACAGTTGTGGGTTTTTTGCTGTTGCTATTTTTTGGTAAAAATGGTCCAGTTGGTAAATTACTAGAACCTTTTAATGTGACTATTGTATTTACTTGGTATGGTGCGGCGATCGCTGCAATGGTGGTTTCTTTTCCTTTAATGTATAAAACTGCTTTGGGAGCTTTTGCACAAATTGATGCTAATTTATTAAGAGTAGCGAGAACTTTAGGCGCTAAGGAATTTACTATATTTTGGCGGGTGAGTTTACCTTTAGCATTTCCTGGTATTTTAGCAGGTGCAACTTTAGCTTTTGCTCGTGCTTTGGGTGAGTTTGGTGCAACTTTGATGTTAGCTGGTAACATTCCTGGACAAACGCAGAATATACCAATGGCGATATATTTTGCTGTGGAAGCTGGGGATATGAATGAAGCTTGGTTTTGGGCAATTATTATTGTATCAATTTCTTTAACAGGAATTATTTTAACTAACTTCTGGCAAGAAAGCAAGCATAAATTTAGACGCAAAAATCAACCAGAACTTCAACCAATAAAACCAGAAAATCAATCTTTTTCTTCACCTACCAATTCTTCTACATCTGGCTTATTTATAGATATTGAAAAAAAACTATCAAGCTTTCATCTGAAAATTGCCTTTACTACTGATCATCAACCTTTAGGATTATTGGGAAGTTCTGGCGCGGGTAAAAGTATGATTCTCCGTTGTTTGGCAGGTATAGAAACACCAACCAAAGGCAGAATAGTATTAAATAATAGAGTTTTATTTGACTCAGAAAAAGGAATTAATGTTCCTGTACGTGAGCGAAAAATAGGGTTTTTATTTCAAAATTATGCCTTATTTCCTCATCTCACGGTAGCACAAAATATCGCTTTTGGTTTACCTAAAGAATTATCAAATGGGAATATTAAATTAGAGGTAGAAAAGCAATTAATAGCCATGCACTTAGAGGGTTTAGGTAATCGTTATCCTCACCAACTTTCAGGAGGACAACAACAACGGGTAGCTTTAGCGAGAGCGTTAGCAAGTCAACCAGAAGCTTTACTTTTAGATGAGCCATTTTCTGCCCTGGATACACATTTACGCAGTCAGTTAGAACAACAAATGACAGAGACTTTAGCTGATTATTCTGGTGTGACTTTATTTGTTACTCATAATATGGAAGAAGCCTATAGATTGTGTCCTAATTTGTTAGTTTTAGAAGACGGAAAAGAAGCACATCATGGTTCTAAATATGAAATTTTCCAACATCCTGCTACTATGAATGTTGCAAAAATTACAGGATGTAAAAATTTTTCTCGCGCTGTTGTTTTGTCATCCCAAAAAGTAGAAGCTGTTGATTGGGGTTGTACTTTAGAAGTTGTAGAATCTATTCCTGAAAATTTATCTCATGTTGGGATTCGCGCCCATCAAATTGTGTTTAAAAATGATGCAAATCTGGAAAATACTTTTCCTTGTTGGTTGGCGAGAACTAGCGAAACACCTCACCGCATGACTTTATTTTTAAAGTTACATTCTCCTGCCAATAATTCTCATGATTATCACTTGCAAGCGGAAGTTTATAAAGAAAAATGGGTGACAATTAAAGACCTACCTTTTCCTTGGTATGTACATTTAGATCCTGTAAGGTTAATGTTGATGGAATAA